From Aegilops tauschii subsp. strangulata cultivar AL8/78 chromosome 5, Aet v6.0, whole genome shotgun sequence:
AGGAACTTCCTCCTGCACTTGTTGATGTCTCTCGGCAGCTTCTTTGGGACCCGCAAGACGGTGAGTGCAAATGTTGGCATGGCGTAAGTACACATCTAACAAGTATTCTCCTGCTGGCTAAGGGTAGTAGCCTGCCCTTCCAGCCCGCCAGCCGTGCTTGAGCCTATCTATGATTGCAGATGCACTAATCTTAACCTAGCAGTGGTGATCGGGAGACCTAGATAGGTGGTTGGGAAAGTGCCTATTGCACCACCAAAATTCTGTAGCACGGCCGTGAGGTCGATTTTGTCGCATCTAAAGGGTAGAGCCGAAGATTTGAAGGGTTTATATGGAGGCATGTGGATTCCCCAAATCCACGGAGGATGTCTAGGAGTGCGTCGATCTCATGTTGTATTCGGTTGGCGAAGATGGCAGCGTCGTCAGCATGCAGGCTGATTCCCAAACCACCTATGGGCCCTCTCAGCTTCTGTAATTCCCCTAATTGGATTTCTCAAGATTCCGTTTTGAATATATGGAGTACTAGATTGACTGGTAGCATGTCAGGATGATACATCTAGTTACTGAAGTACTTCCTAACCAGATATCTTTGTAAAAAACGGACGCTTTATTCACTTATCATATAGCATGAAGAAGATACAAAACATTATGAGTAAACACCAGGCCCAGGGCCCGCCCTCCCTAGTGTGAATAACGTACTACAATGCATGGTCCCAACAACCACAGCTTACGTGCACCGGTCGCTGCTGCACGCTGCAGCCACACGAATACATTGAAATTGTCCATATGACTTGTTCTTCATGACAAGGCACTAATTCCAAACAATGTTTTTATAGTTTACCTACAAATAGCACTTTGAACAAAACACGATCATCTTCCGTGCAAGAACAACAGAGATATCCCACAAGGTAAACCCAAGCAATATCTGATCTTCATGTGTGATGTGGTGATTGTCGATCATTGTTAGTATGAAGCAATCACTTGTGCGGCAATTCCATGCAAAAGGATGGTCACTGAATTTGCAATCAACAAAAGAAGATGGGCAATCACTTGTTCAACGCTCAACACCAACCTCTTTAGCAACCACACCCATATATTTTCTGAAGTAAAAAGTCCGTGATAACTCCAGGATTTCAGAGTCAGAAATCATTTCGTTGCAAGAGTGGGAAGTAGGAACATGCAGCTCACCAACATAGCCAACTAATTCCACCTTCCCCAACAGAACCCACTCCTATAATAACACACACGTACTCGAATTCCAAAAGCACACACACAAGGCAAGCAAGCAAGCAGCAACTAGCTAGCTCCAAGCCTGCATCCGACCCAAGAAAAGCAACTTGCTTTCACTAGCAAACCAAGGGGAAAAACATCCATCAATAGCGGCACGAGCGAGAGCGGTGACCGCCATGTCCAGCAGCAGCAGCGTCCTCCTGGCCGCGGCGGTGGCACTGGCGCTGCTGGTGTTGTCGGCGTCGGCGCAGTCCGGGTGCACGTCTGTGCTGATCGGCCTGTACCCATGCATGAACTACATCAGCGGCAGCGGCACGGCCCCGACCAGGTCCTGCTGCTCGCAGCTCGCCTCCGTCGTGCAGTCGCAGCCGCAGTGCCTCTGCAGCGCGCTCGGCGGTGACTCCTCGTCGCTCGGCGGCGTCACCATCAACAAGACCCGCGCGCTCGAGCTGCCCAACGCCTGCAACGTGCAGGCCCCGCCGGCGAGCAAGTGCAACGGCGGTAAGTGTTCGACAGTAGTAGTATTTTACGAGTTACAAGAGTCAAGAGCTGCACTGCACGTATAATAATGTTGTTGTCGCTTCTTGGGTAGCTGACACGTGGCATCTTTTCTGCTTGCAGCTGGTGGTGGCAGTGCTCCTGGTGCCAGTGCCAACACGCCGACCACCCCGGCAGTGCAGACACCGGCCGGCTTGGGATCGAAGACGACGCCGTCGGCGTACCTGCAGGGGAACGGCGGCTCGTCGCTTCATGGCCCGGCGGGTCTGGTGTTCGCGCTCGCGGTCGCTGCCGTCTACGCCGTGTCGGCCGTTTGAGCGTCTCGGCTAGTGGACTGGAACGCTTGCTGGCCGGTGATTCAGAAATATGTTTGTTTTGTGGTATATTTGAGTTTCCTATTGGTTTATCATTGGGCACTGGGGAGTACTGAGGAAGAATATTCCACATGATGTAATTATTGGTTGTTTTGCTGCGGACACAATAAGAAGAGTCAACACTTTTTACTTTCTATTTTGTCATTTTTATTTAGATTACCCTATTTAAACGTTTTTTCCCTCATTTTACCCCATTTAATCAAACTTATGCCACAAACTACCTTTCTTTTATTAAGTTCTATTCTATTTTTCTTGCGGGGTAAGTTATATTCTATTTTAAAGCATGTTCTGTCAAGCCGGTCACACCCGTCAAGGCTCATATGGCGTTCCACATCGACTGGTTTTCTTATGCGTTTGGTTTCTCCACAGCGCTTGCCCACCTGCCCGATTCGTCCTTTTGTTCGGTTTGACTCGTGTCTGGTCCTACATCGCATCTCTGTCTTGTAGTTCATGATCGGCCTGGTGGTGCGGCATCCGAGGTGCAACATCCAGGATTCTTGGCCAGCTGGTgcatcctggacttgaaccaggcACACCCAAGCTTAAAGCTTTGCATATACTGCGTTGCGTCGCCTTCTACCCTCGTTGTGCCGTACTTGCTCTGCTTCTTTAGCTTCATGGTGGCGCCAATGGTACACAGTACCATGCCAACTTGTTGCACCGGCGGGTACTTGAAGACCAGCATGCCAAGCTGTTGCACCAACACGACGACCGATAGCCTCCAGAGCAGGAGCAACTAGTTGACTGGCCATTTCTTGATGCCACTGTTGTTCCATCGGTGGAACGAAGCGTGGAGACGTCGTGGAGTCAGGGTTCATTGCTGTTGTGTAATGAATCATCATGAGACCAGTAAAGAAGAAGTTAGGCTCGACACAATTCTGATTAAATGGGGGTAAAACCGATGAAAATCTCCTAAATGGGGCAATCCCTGtcaaaaatgataaaacagagGGTAAAAACTGAGACTAACTCCAATAAGAATCATCAACACAGAAAAGAAAGATCTAACAACATCCTAGGATATTTTTTAAGGAAAATAACCAACACACAAAAGAAAGATCTAACAACATCCTAGTTAATTTATTTGGCACCAAAGCCCTTGGTAAGCACCGCGCAACATTTAGATAAGAAAAACCAATAGATTATCTTGTAAGCCTTTAGATAGTCACTCAAGGATTAGACCAATACCATGTGCACTTCGTGGAGAAGCTCATCAATAGAAATGACAATTTATGAAATGAATTTACCCTTAACAAAGATATTTTGGTTGGGACGACTAAGTTTACAATCAATATGAGTAATCTTATTAATCATTGCTTTGGTATAAAAAAACTTAATCTAGTGTACCTAAATAGCTTATACCCACTTCTTATATTTCTATCAATATGCACACATCACATGCCACCTCAACACACATGCTACCTCATTAAtgtttgtttttccttttttttgttgcATGCCGCACGCCACTATATATTTTTCCAATACATGCAACCCATCCGCATGGCAAGTAATGCATGTTTGCCACGTCATCAACATGCCATGTCATCATAGTTAATTCCTATAATATATACCATAGTACGGGATTACACATGGCATCATGATCTGCCACGATATATTTTTGTCCCAATGTGCAACAAAGTCACGAATAATAACAAAGTGAGCTTGCAGCACTCCAAAAGCTACCTCAACACCCTTCCTCGCGACTTCTTGGCATGCTGCAAAATTAGATCTCTTGTTGCCTTTCGTTTGCTGTATTGTCTTGGCTCATGGAGGGCAGATGTCATCTACAAGGTAGTAGCCTATGTTGTAATGGTGACCACTAACAACATATTTGCAAGGTCAATCTTTGCTGACAACAAGCCTCCCAAATAGAGGATATCTCTGCAAGACATTGAGGTCATTGTGAGAGGTGGACATCCCAAGGTGTGAATGCCAAATCCATAGATCCACCAATGCAAGTATTTCAAGAATGATTGTTCAATCATGATAGTGCCCTTTTTACTACCCAGCCCATGCGATATGACATAGTTCTTCCATATCCAAACATAAAATCAATTGATCGAAGCATCCCTGGCCATTCTATTGTTTCACCTAGAGCCATAACTCATAATGTCTTCATCATTGGGTCCTCTCAAGTACTCGGGTTTGTTCACACTTGAGGATGGTATCTTTCCCAATGTGAATGCACTCATCAATAATGTCAGTTGCCAGTCCATATACAAGCACTCAAGCTATGATGGTACATTTCATCAAGGGATATGCCCTGGTTTCTTAAACTACATTACTCACTACTACATAACAGAATAGCACTGACCGACCAACTTATATCATCACTGGTGCGCTTCTGGCCTGTCAGTGCCTCCTGCTCGGTGACGACTTCGTCACCATAGACGGACGGTCGGTCAATAATAAATGTTCATCACAGGCTGGATTTTGGTCCATTTTATGGCTTGACTTTATTTATGTTGGTTTAGCAAGGCACCATCCAGGCAAATGGAATTgtcaaaacaaaaacagaataTGCAGGCATACATCATTTATTTGCACAAGTAAGTTGCTTTTCATAAAACAATACACATGTACATTTACACACTTCACATTCAACATATACATGGAACATAGATACTTCTACCACATTACAAGGAGTAGTCTATCCACCGGGCCACATATCAAACCAGAAAAGGGAAATAAATATAATTATAAATATTCCTAAACTACTCATCATCTTGAGTAGTTTGTACATCATGCCTCGCAGTGAACTAAAGGCCACTCAATAGGAATGAGATGGCGAGAATAATTATCTCACCAATCTATGTCAAACTTTTCGATCCAAGACCAGTGGAGCAAGTAGTGATGATACCCATCATCACTTACACCAATAGGTAAATTTGTAGAACCACTCATCATCTTCTTTTGTGAACCACAACAGAAATATGACTCTGCATAAAACAAATATTAGCAAGGCAATGAACGTAAGATATTCATCAGTCAATCATTTGAAATGAATGCAAGAAAACTGTAAGAAGTAAGCAATTAGTTAACTTTGTACTCGACTTAGACAGTGGCATGTTTAGAACAGATAACACTCCGGGAATTCTTCCATATCATGTTCACCTTTTTCGGAGTATCATCATTCCAGTTGCTCGCGAAAAAGAAAAATAGTTTTTTCGTGTAGTGCAATTAAAATGGATATCTATTTTGAAAGAATAGTTTTTATGTAGTTTTCAACTTATATTGAGATGCATAGAGAAAATACAATCTCAGATAACACAATTAATCTTATTATCCACAACGAAGACATAACTATTTCGACTAGCATGACTTAACAAATTTAAGTTATTCTTCCACACATAGTTGTCAAAGCAAGCCATGCTTTAGTTATGTGTAAAGGTAATAAGTTTCATCATCTGCCTACTGGGAAGTGCGTAATGCTACACCACTAGAATAATTGCACTGAACTCTAAATTCTTAATATTTTCTATAAGCAATAGCTAACTCCACAAAAAGTTTAAGTTGAAATACATCAAAGCTTATAAAAATTCTCTTGAAATACATCAATACCTAATGATTTCTATAACTAAGTACATCTTCTAACCCTAAAAATTATATCGGCGCGAAGGCCTGTCACACAAGAAACCCTAAAAGTGCTATAATGTTAGAAGGAGCCGAGCACACCACCGTTATTGCTGCCACGACCGAAGAGCAAGGCCGGAGATGCCAGGTCTATGACCGCACATGACGGCCGGGAGACATGATGTCCAACAGCAAGGCGAACTGAACAGAACCAGGGACGATGAATGGAGGCTTTACCAGATGTAGGCTATGCTGCTACGACCGTCGATGCGATACACGTCAAGAGAGTGCCGCTCGGGAAGGCATGGGACCGGCCGTGAGGGCGTCAGATGGGGCGTCGTTGGCACTGATCAGTACCGAACACAGTGAAAACTAACAGGAGAGGAGCACGGTGGCAACCGTGAGAGTTATGGAGTGGGGCAAGGCAAGATATAAAACATGTACAACACTGACTGGCATGAAAATGGAAGCGGAAGTTTTGTGACCATAACTCCGTTAGTGATAAATATCTTCCCATTTTGCCATCGAAACACAAGATCACTGGCTGATTCGTTTGTGATAAACATCCAAGAGCCCAAAATACCTCATCACTGACGCGCCAAGGATGGCCTGTAAGTGATATGACGCGTGACCACTGGCCGGTCAGTACTGTGGGGTCAGTGCCATTCCAATATGTAATAGTGTCTTTGCACCATGAACCAAAGATCACGCCACTCCACATATTGTGCAATGCGCACAAATAGTTCCATGTGCATCCGGAATCGCCGCCTGAAAAGGTTCTCCTAATACAGCAGATTCTCCACAAAGTAATCC
This genomic window contains:
- the LOC109746673 gene encoding uncharacterized protein; this encodes MSSSSSVLLAAAVALALLVLSASAQSGCTSVLIGLYPCMNYISGSGTAPTRSCCSQLASVVQSQPQCLCSALGGDSSSLGGVTINKTRALELPNACNVQAPPASKCNGAGGGSAPGASANTPTTPAVQTPAGLGSKTTPSAYLQGNGGSSLHGPAGLVFALAVAAVYAVSAV